A single region of the Aeromicrobium chenweiae genome encodes:
- a CDS encoding DUF3151 domain-containing protein yields the protein MTNLFGEPPATLLPEDPGAAELAAGDSPQTVASQHPDSALAWVTLAELALAEGRDLEGYAFVRTGYHRSLDLLRRNGWKGHGPLPWEHEPNRPFLRSLAALAEASERFGDDAEAHRCREFLHESSPEAYAELVAPKS from the coding sequence ATGACGAACCTCTTCGGTGAACCGCCCGCCACGTTGCTGCCCGAGGACCCGGGAGCCGCCGAGCTCGCCGCGGGGGACAGCCCGCAGACCGTGGCGTCGCAGCACCCTGACTCGGCGCTCGCCTGGGTCACTCTGGCCGAGCTGGCGCTGGCCGAGGGGCGCGATCTCGAGGGGTACGCGTTCGTGCGCACCGGCTACCACCGCTCGCTGGACCTGCTGCGCCGCAACGGCTGGAAGGGCCACGGCCCCCTCCCGTGGGAGCACGAGCCCAACCGCCCGTTCCTGCGCTCGCTGGCCGCCCTCGCCGAGGCCTCGGAGCGCTTCGGCGACGACGCCGAGGCGCACCGCTGCCGCGAGTTCCTGCACGAGTCGAGCCCCGAGGCGTACGCCGAGCTGGTCGCGCCGAAGTCCTAG
- a CDS encoding diacylglycerol/lipid kinase family protein encodes MKSLLAIANADAGTADDAAVESAVDALRDDFTVDLVKTSSPDDLSSALAERPDVDTVLVLGGDGSLHAVVQALHDAKRLDTVTVGLIPLGTGNDFAATLGLPDDPAKAALVLVSGQTREIDLIADGDGGVVVNAAHIGIGAEAAAAARPWKKALGPIGYAIGAILTGLKGLTTPGARLTISVDGKQLERKKPVIQVAVGNGRFVGGGAPLLPQADPSDGELDVSVSYTESPRRRIAYAFSVRRGEHHRRDDVVYLRGTEVEVRGDALRCTSDGELTAPSTHHRWTLLPSAMTVHVP; translated from the coding sequence ATGAAGTCATTGCTAGCGATCGCCAATGCCGACGCCGGGACCGCAGACGACGCTGCGGTCGAGTCAGCGGTCGACGCGCTGCGGGACGACTTCACGGTGGATCTCGTCAAGACGTCGAGCCCCGACGACCTGTCGTCGGCGCTGGCCGAGCGCCCCGACGTCGACACCGTCCTGGTGCTCGGTGGTGACGGCAGCCTGCACGCCGTCGTCCAGGCCCTCCACGACGCGAAGCGGCTCGACACCGTCACCGTGGGCCTGATCCCGCTCGGCACCGGCAACGACTTCGCGGCCACGCTGGGCCTGCCCGACGACCCGGCCAAGGCGGCGCTGGTGCTCGTCTCCGGCCAGACCCGCGAGATCGACCTGATCGCGGACGGCGACGGCGGTGTGGTCGTCAACGCCGCGCACATCGGCATCGGCGCGGAGGCCGCAGCCGCCGCCCGTCCGTGGAAGAAGGCCCTCGGCCCCATCGGCTACGCCATCGGCGCGATCCTCACCGGGCTGAAGGGACTCACGACGCCCGGGGCCCGTCTGACGATCTCGGTCGACGGCAAGCAGCTGGAGCGCAAGAAGCCGGTCATCCAGGTTGCCGTCGGCAACGGCCGGTTCGTCGGTGGCGGGGCCCCGCTCCTGCCCCAGGCCGATCCGTCCGACGGCGAGCTCGACGTGTCGGTGTCCTACACCGAGTCGCCCCGGCGGCGGATCGCGTACGCGTTCAGCGTGCGTCGCGGCGAGCACCACCGCCGCGACGACGTGGTCTACCTGCGGGGCACCGAGGTCGAGGTCCGCGGGGACGCCCTGCGGTGCACGAGCGACGGCGAGCTGACTGCGCCGTCGACGCACCACCGCTGGACGTTGCTGCCGTCAGCGATGACGGTCCACGTCCCCTAG
- a CDS encoding EamA family transporter has product MTHDTRDLAASRAASGVTFAVTGAASFALSGPFAKGLIQAGWTAGAAVTVRVLIAAAVLAVPTVLTMRGRWHLVHGNIRLIVAYGLIAVAGTQLAYFNAVDRMQVGVAILIEFTCPVAVLGWMWWRHGQRPTRLTVAGAVLAIAGLVLVLDLTSGADLDVLGIAWALGAMVCAAVYWVLSADEGNGLPGLTLAAGGMVVGGLTLLAAGAIGIIPMATSHRDVELAGTELTWWLVLLLLGVVTAALSYVLSIAGSRRLGSRLGSFVGLSEAVFGVLFAWLLLSETPRVVQLLGGALILGGVVAVRLGEPQIEEAPPAGGTP; this is encoded by the coding sequence ATGACTCATGACACCCGCGACCTCGCCGCCTCCCGCGCCGCCTCCGGTGTCACCTTCGCCGTGACCGGTGCCGCCTCGTTCGCCCTGTCCGGCCCGTTCGCGAAGGGACTCATCCAGGCCGGGTGGACCGCCGGCGCGGCCGTCACGGTCCGTGTCCTGATCGCGGCAGCCGTCCTCGCCGTCCCCACCGTCCTCACGATGCGCGGACGCTGGCACCTCGTTCACGGCAACATCCGGCTCATCGTGGCCTACGGACTGATCGCCGTGGCCGGGACCCAGCTGGCCTACTTCAACGCGGTCGACCGCATGCAGGTCGGAGTGGCGATCCTCATCGAGTTCACCTGCCCGGTGGCGGTGCTCGGCTGGATGTGGTGGCGGCACGGTCAACGTCCCACCCGCCTCACGGTCGCCGGTGCGGTCCTCGCCATCGCGGGCCTCGTCCTCGTGCTGGACCTGACCTCGGGGGCGGACCTCGACGTCCTCGGCATCGCCTGGGCCCTCGGTGCGATGGTCTGCGCGGCGGTCTACTGGGTGCTGTCGGCGGACGAGGGCAACGGACTGCCGGGGCTCACGCTGGCCGCCGGCGGCATGGTGGTCGGCGGTCTCACACTGCTCGCGGCAGGCGCGATCGGCATCATCCCCATGGCCACCTCGCACCGCGACGTCGAGCTCGCCGGGACAGAGCTGACGTGGTGGCTCGTGCTGCTGCTCCTCGGCGTCGTCACGGCCGCTCTCTCGTACGTGCTCAGCATCGCGGGCAGCCGGCGCCTCGGATCGCGACTCGGATCGTTCGTCGGGCTGTCCGAGGCGGTGTTCGGCGTCCTGTTCGCCTGGCTGCTGCTCTCGGAGACACCACGGGTCGTGCAGCTGCTGGGCGGTGCGCTGATCCTCGGCGGTGTCGTCGCGGTCCGTCTCGGCGAGCCCCAGATCGAGGAAGCACCGCCGGCCGGCGGGACACCGTGA
- a CDS encoding CGNR zinc finger domain-containing protein has translation MVFTHDTEIVLAAAVWLVNSAQEPDALTTTDDVTAFYVENGYTGLHTGDVAELEELRTLRPQLRELLTVDRDAAAEVVNRMLSDGDARPQLRRHDGFDWHLHATEDDQPLAVRIAVETAMAMVDVIRAEETSRLGVCAQDDCEGIVLDLSRNRSRRFCSTTCGNRAAVAAYRARRSG, from the coding sequence GTGGTCTTCACTCATGACACCGAGATCGTCCTTGCCGCTGCGGTCTGGCTCGTCAACTCCGCGCAGGAGCCGGACGCGCTGACGACGACCGACGACGTCACCGCGTTCTACGTCGAGAACGGCTACACCGGCCTGCACACGGGCGACGTGGCCGAGCTGGAGGAGCTGCGCACCCTGCGCCCGCAGCTGCGCGAGCTCCTGACCGTGGACCGGGACGCGGCGGCCGAGGTCGTCAACCGGATGCTGAGCGACGGCGACGCCCGGCCGCAGCTGCGGCGGCACGACGGCTTCGACTGGCACCTGCACGCCACCGAGGACGACCAGCCGCTCGCGGTGCGGATCGCGGTGGAGACCGCGATGGCGATGGTCGACGTCATCCGTGCGGAGGAGACGTCACGGCTCGGGGTCTGCGCCCAGGACGACTGCGAGGGCATCGTCCTGGACCTCTCTCGCAACCGTTCCCGGCGTTTCTGCAGCACCACCTGCGGCAACCGGGCCGCCGTGGCGGCATATCGCGCACGTCGTTCTGGCTGA
- a CDS encoding adenylosuccinate synthase yields MPAVVIVGAQWGDEGKGKATDILGSRVDYVVKFNGGNNAGHTVVIGDQKYALHLLPSGILSPGCVPVIGNGVVVDLKVLFEEIDGLNERGIDTSRLVVSANAHVIADYNRTMDKVAERFLGSRKIGTTGRGIGPTYADKMNRLGIRIQDLFDEKILRQKVEGALDLKNQILTKIYNRRAVEVDEIVEELLSYVDRLRPMVADTPLLLHDALKADKTVLLEAGQATLLDVDHGTYPFVTSSSATTGGACTGSGIAPTEITRVIGIVKAYATRVGEGPFPTELFDEDGERLRQNGAEFGTTTGRPRRCGWYDAPIARYAARINGVTDFVLTKLDVLTGWEQIPVCVAYDVDGERVDEMPMTQTGFHHAKPIYEYLPGWTEDISAARTFEDLPKTAQEYVLALEEMSGARISTIGVGPDREQSIERYDLL; encoded by the coding sequence ATGCCCGCAGTCGTCATCGTCGGAGCCCAGTGGGGCGACGAAGGCAAGGGCAAGGCCACGGACATCCTGGGTAGTCGGGTCGACTACGTGGTGAAGTTCAACGGTGGCAACAACGCAGGGCACACGGTCGTGATCGGCGACCAGAAGTACGCCCTGCACCTCCTGCCGAGCGGCATCCTGAGCCCCGGCTGCGTGCCGGTCATCGGCAACGGTGTCGTCGTGGACCTCAAGGTCCTGTTCGAGGAGATCGACGGGCTCAACGAGCGCGGCATCGACACGTCGCGCCTCGTCGTCAGCGCCAACGCGCACGTCATCGCCGACTACAACCGGACGATGGACAAGGTCGCCGAGCGCTTCCTCGGCAGCCGCAAGATCGGCACGACCGGTCGCGGCATCGGCCCGACGTACGCCGACAAGATGAACCGCCTCGGCATCCGCATCCAGGACCTGTTCGACGAGAAGATCCTGCGCCAGAAGGTCGAGGGCGCCCTGGACCTGAAGAACCAGATCCTCACCAAGATCTACAACCGCCGCGCGGTCGAGGTCGACGAGATCGTCGAGGAGCTCCTGTCGTACGTCGACCGGCTCCGCCCGATGGTCGCCGACACGCCGCTGCTGCTGCACGACGCCCTCAAGGCCGACAAGACCGTCCTGCTCGAGGCCGGCCAGGCCACGCTGCTCGACGTCGACCACGGCACCTACCCGTTCGTGACGTCGTCCTCGGCCACGACCGGTGGCGCCTGCACCGGCTCGGGCATCGCGCCGACGGAGATCACCCGCGTGATCGGCATCGTCAAGGCGTACGCGACGCGTGTCGGCGAGGGCCCCTTCCCGACCGAGCTGTTCGACGAGGACGGGGAGCGCCTGCGCCAGAACGGCGCCGAGTTCGGCACGACGACCGGGCGTCCCCGCCGCTGTGGCTGGTACGACGCGCCGATCGCGCGCTACGCGGCCCGCATCAACGGCGTCACCGACTTCGTGCTGACCAAGCTCGACGTGCTGACCGGCTGGGAGCAGATCCCGGTGTGCGTGGCGTACGACGTGGACGGCGAGCGCGTCGACGAGATGCCGATGACGCAGACCGGCTTCCATCACGCCAAGCCGATCTACGAATACCTCCCCGGCTGGACCGAGGACATCTCGGCCGCGCGGACGTTCGAGGACCTGCCCAAGACCGCGCAGGAGTACGTCCTCGCGCTCGAGGAGATGTCCGGTGCCCGCATCTCGACGATCGGCGTCGGCCCGGACCGCGAGCAGTCGATCGAGCGGTACGACCTGCTCTGA
- the purD gene encoding phosphoribosylamine--glycine ligase yields the protein MKTLVIGTGGREHALALALSRDPQVTEVHAAPGNPGIAAVATLHDVDPMDGAQVADLATSLGVDLVVVGPEAPLVAGVADAVRAAGIACFGPSKEAAQLEGSKAFAKQVMAGAEVPTALAHVCETPEQVVAALDAFGPPYVVKDDALAAGKGVVVTDDRQAAIDHAAACDRVVIEEFLDGPEVSLFAITDGETVLPLQPAQDFKRAYDRDAGPNTGGMGAYTPLDWTPDDLVAEVSRRVLVPTVQEMARRGTPFQGLLYAGLALTSRGVRVIEFNARFGDPETQSILSLLKTPLSALLHGAATGDLAAVGLPQWERASSVTVVVAAEGYPEAPVKGDAIEGLDAANALEGVDVIHAGTAVVDGRLVTAGGRVLSVTAVGADLAEARRRAYAGIDLIDIRGAHHRTDIALAAEQGTIEP from the coding sequence GTGAAGACGCTAGTCATCGGCACCGGCGGCCGCGAGCACGCCCTGGCCCTTGCCCTGTCCCGTGATCCGCAGGTCACCGAGGTGCACGCGGCACCGGGCAACCCCGGCATCGCGGCGGTCGCGACCCTGCACGACGTCGACCCGATGGACGGCGCGCAGGTCGCGGACCTCGCCACCTCGCTCGGCGTGGACCTGGTCGTCGTCGGACCTGAGGCGCCGCTCGTCGCAGGAGTGGCGGACGCCGTCCGCGCCGCCGGCATCGCCTGCTTCGGGCCGAGCAAGGAGGCGGCCCAGCTCGAGGGGTCCAAGGCGTTCGCGAAGCAGGTGATGGCCGGCGCGGAGGTGCCGACCGCCCTGGCGCACGTCTGCGAGACGCCCGAGCAGGTCGTCGCGGCGCTCGACGCGTTCGGTCCGCCGTACGTCGTGAAGGACGATGCGCTCGCGGCCGGCAAGGGAGTCGTCGTCACCGACGACCGTCAGGCCGCGATCGACCACGCCGCCGCGTGCGACCGGGTCGTCATCGAGGAGTTCCTCGACGGTCCCGAGGTGTCGCTGTTCGCGATCACCGACGGCGAGACCGTGCTGCCGCTGCAGCCCGCGCAGGACTTCAAGCGGGCCTACGACCGGGACGCCGGACCCAACACCGGCGGCATGGGTGCGTACACGCCGCTGGACTGGACGCCGGACGACCTGGTCGCCGAGGTGTCGCGTCGCGTCCTCGTCCCGACGGTGCAGGAGATGGCCCGCCGGGGCACCCCGTTCCAGGGCCTGCTCTACGCGGGGCTCGCCCTGACCAGCCGCGGGGTCCGGGTCATCGAGTTCAACGCCCGCTTCGGCGACCCCGAGACGCAGTCGATCCTGTCCCTGCTCAAGACGCCCCTGTCGGCGCTCCTGCACGGCGCCGCCACCGGCGACCTGGCAGCGGTCGGCCTCCCGCAGTGGGAGCGGGCCTCGTCGGTCACCGTCGTCGTGGCGGCCGAGGGATATCCCGAGGCGCCGGTCAAGGGCGACGCGATCGAGGGCCTCGACGCAGCCAACGCGCTCGAGGGCGTCGACGTGATCCACGCCGGCACCGCGGTCGTCGACGGCCGGCTCGTGACCGCGGGAGGGCGGGTCCTGTCCGTGACCGCAGTCGGCGCCGACCTGGCCGAGGCGCGCCGCCGGGCCTACGCCGGCATCGACCTCATCGACATCCGCGGTGCCCACCACCGCACCGACATCGCCCTCGCGGCGGAGCAGGGAACAATAGAGCCGTGA
- the purB gene encoding adenylosuccinate lyase, with product MTTPNVLANRYASPEVARIWSPEHKIVLERRLWIAVLRAQKDLGVETPDGVIEAYESVIDQVDLASIAAREKITRHDVKARIEEFADLAGTEHIHKGMTSRDLTENVEQLQIKASLELMRERAIATLARLGRLASEHAELVMAGRSHNVAAQATTLGKRFATVADELMVAIDRLDDLIARYPLRGIKGPVGTAQDQLDLLGGDQEKLAELERRVASHLGFDKVLTSVGQVYPRSLDYDVVTALVQLSAAPSNLATTIRLMAGNEIVTEGFKPGQVGSSAMPHKMNTRSCERVNGLAVILRGYSSMVGELAGDQWNEGDVSCSVVRRVALPDAFYASDGLFETFLTVLDEFGTFPAVIQRELDRYLPFLASTKVLMAAVRNGRGRETAYEAVKQHAVAVALEMREKGAAENDLFARLAADERLGLSKDDLASLVASPIDFTGAAVSQVHAVVARIEEIAAANPTAAAYAPGSIL from the coding sequence GTGACCACCCCCAACGTCCTCGCCAACCGCTACGCCTCCCCGGAGGTGGCCCGCATCTGGTCGCCCGAGCACAAGATCGTGCTCGAGCGCCGCCTCTGGATCGCCGTCCTGAGGGCACAGAAGGATCTCGGCGTCGAGACCCCCGACGGCGTCATCGAGGCGTACGAGTCCGTGATCGATCAGGTCGACCTCGCCTCGATCGCGGCGCGCGAGAAGATCACCCGGCACGACGTCAAGGCGCGGATCGAGGAGTTCGCCGACCTCGCCGGCACCGAGCACATCCACAAGGGCATGACCTCGCGCGACCTCACCGAGAACGTCGAGCAGCTGCAGATCAAGGCCTCGTTGGAGCTCATGCGGGAGCGGGCGATCGCCACCCTGGCCCGCCTCGGCCGCCTCGCCTCGGAGCACGCCGAGCTGGTCATGGCCGGCCGCAGCCACAACGTCGCGGCGCAGGCCACGACCCTCGGCAAGCGCTTCGCGACCGTCGCCGACGAGCTGATGGTCGCGATCGACCGCCTCGACGACCTCATCGCCCGCTACCCCCTGCGCGGCATCAAGGGCCCGGTCGGCACCGCGCAGGACCAGCTCGACCTGCTCGGTGGCGACCAGGAGAAGCTCGCCGAGCTCGAGCGCCGGGTCGCCTCCCACCTGGGCTTCGACAAGGTGCTGACGAGCGTCGGTCAGGTCTACCCCCGCTCGCTCGACTACGACGTCGTGACGGCGCTGGTGCAGCTCTCGGCCGCACCGTCCAACCTCGCGACGACGATCCGTCTGATGGCCGGCAACGAGATCGTGACCGAGGGCTTCAAGCCCGGCCAGGTCGGTTCCAGCGCGATGCCGCACAAGATGAACACCCGCTCGTGCGAGCGCGTCAACGGCCTGGCCGTGATCCTGCGGGGCTACTCCTCGATGGTCGGCGAGCTCGCGGGCGACCAGTGGAACGAGGGCGACGTGTCGTGCTCGGTCGTCCGCCGGGTGGCCCTGCCGGACGCGTTCTACGCCTCGGACGGATTGTTCGAGACGTTCCTGACCGTCCTCGACGAGTTCGGCACGTTCCCGGCCGTGATCCAGCGCGAGCTCGACCGCTACCTCCCGTTCCTGGCCTCGACCAAGGTCCTCATGGCCGCGGTGCGCAATGGGCGCGGCCGCGAGACGGCGTACGAGGCGGTCAAGCAGCACGCCGTCGCCGTCGCGCTCGAGATGCGCGAGAAGGGTGCCGCGGAGAACGACCTGTTCGCGCGCCTGGCCGCCGACGAGCGCCTGGGCCTGTCGAAGGACGACCTCGCGAGCCTCGTCGCGTCCCCGATCGACTTCACCGGCGCGGCCGTCAGCCAGGTCCACGCCGTGGTCGCCCGCATCGAGGAGATCGCCGCCGCCAACCCGACCGCGGCGGCGTACGCCCCCGGCTCGATCCTCTAG
- a CDS encoding DUF3592 domain-containing protein, whose product MPILVVPVAFLAGGAVLVWWALRRRRALALRPSGWLPVTGTLVGAGASRRVEYVSPDGRRLRIQVPAGVPLPDEGPVEVLLDPRDPSRARLAEPDVVAVRLVRQLLLLGIVSLVVGLVILVVLA is encoded by the coding sequence ATGCCGATCCTCGTCGTCCCTGTGGCGTTCCTGGCCGGCGGGGCCGTCCTCGTGTGGTGGGCCCTGAGGCGCCGCCGGGCGCTGGCCCTGCGGCCGTCCGGCTGGCTGCCGGTCACCGGCACCCTGGTGGGAGCCGGCGCGTCCCGTCGCGTGGAGTACGTCAGCCCGGACGGCCGGCGGCTGCGCATCCAGGTGCCCGCGGGTGTGCCCCTGCCCGACGAGGGGCCGGTCGAGGTGCTCCTCGACCCCCGTGACCCGTCGCGCGCGCGTCTGGCCGAGCCCGACGTCGTCGCCGTGCGCCTCGTCCGCCAGCTGCTGCTCCTCGGCATCGTGTCGCTCGTGGTCGGCCTGGTCATCCTCGTGGTGCTCGCCTGA
- a CDS encoding phosphoribosylaminoimidazolesuccinocarboxamide synthase: MPLDIPGATHLHSGKVRDLYSLEPADDETGEERLLMVASDRISAFDFILTPGIPDKGEILTRMSLWWFDQLADLVPNHVVSTAVPEKVRGRALVVEKLDMFPVECVARGYLTGSGLADYEATGEVCGVPLPPGLVDGSRLPEPIFTPATKAELGEHDENVSFEAVTETIGLESATALKDLTLRIYARAEEIARERGIILADTKLEFGARPDGTIVLGDEVLTPDSSRFWPADSYQPGRAQPSYDKQFVRNWLVSPESGWDRASDEQPPTLPDEIVAKTRERYVQAYEQLTGQAF, encoded by the coding sequence GTGCCACTCGACATCCCTGGAGCCACCCACCTGCACTCGGGCAAGGTCCGCGACCTGTACTCGCTGGAGCCCGCCGATGACGAGACGGGGGAGGAGCGCCTGTTGATGGTCGCGTCCGACCGCATCTCGGCGTTCGACTTCATCCTCACGCCCGGGATCCCCGACAAGGGCGAGATCCTCACCCGCATGTCGCTGTGGTGGTTCGACCAGCTGGCCGACCTGGTCCCCAACCACGTCGTCTCCACCGCGGTGCCCGAGAAGGTCCGCGGCCGCGCCCTGGTCGTCGAGAAGCTCGACATGTTCCCCGTCGAGTGCGTCGCCCGCGGGTACCTCACGGGATCCGGCCTGGCCGACTACGAGGCGACCGGCGAGGTCTGCGGGGTGCCGCTGCCCCCGGGGCTGGTCGACGGCTCCAGGCTCCCGGAGCCGATCTTCACCCCGGCGACCAAGGCCGAGCTCGGTGAGCACGACGAGAACGTCTCGTTCGAGGCGGTCACGGAGACGATCGGCCTCGAGAGCGCCACGGCCCTGAAGGACCTGACGCTGCGGATCTACGCCCGGGCCGAGGAGATCGCCCGCGAGCGCGGCATCATCCTGGCCGACACGAAGCTCGAGTTCGGTGCCCGCCCCGACGGCACCATCGTGCTCGGCGACGAGGTGCTGACGCCGGACTCGTCCCGCTTCTGGCCGGCCGACTCGTACCAGCCCGGGCGCGCCCAGCCGTCGTACGACAAGCAGTTCGTGCGCAACTGGCTCGTCTCCCCCGAGAGCGGCTGGGACCGCGCCTCAGACGAGCAGCCGCCGACGCTCCCGGACGAGATCGTGGCCAAGACGCGCGAGCGCTACGTGCAGGCGTACGAGCAACTCACCGGACAGGCCTTCTGA
- a CDS encoding long-chain-fatty-acid--CoA ligase: MANLSALLEDSVEKYADRTAIVFGDTRLTYAQVDGAANQVANLLVERGIEPGDKVALSCPNLPYFTIVYYGILKAGATVVPLNVLLKPREVAYHLADSNAKAYFAFEGTPDLPIGDSAWEGFQATDTCSEFFLIRMDAKWPEPLSPPEYFAPLVAKQPPTFETVERDDDDTAVILYTSGTTGQPKGAELRHRNMRDNALSGQDLFGADADHPDTYLSVLPLFHSFGQTVIQNGAFAFGGTVVMLPRFEAKPALDLMLREKVTFFAGVPTMYWGLLAALDDSIDVKTLAANLRVAVSGGAALPAAIHKEFKDRFGVTILEGYGLSETSPVASFSVYGQEPRVGSIGRPIPGVEMKLIQSDWSDVDDDPDAVGEIAIKGHNVMKGYYGRPEATEDAIKDGWFRSGDLAKKDQDGFYFIVDRSKDMIIRGGFNVYPREIEEVLMEHPAVSLVAVIGVPHESHGEEIKAVVVKNKDHDDVSEADLAAWAKEQLAAYKYPRIVQFVDELPMTSTGKILKRELS, translated from the coding sequence GTGGCCAATCTCTCCGCCCTGCTTGAGGACTCCGTCGAGAAGTACGCCGACCGCACGGCGATCGTGTTCGGTGACACCCGGCTGACATATGCCCAGGTCGACGGCGCCGCGAACCAGGTGGCCAACCTCCTGGTCGAGCGCGGGATCGAGCCCGGTGACAAGGTCGCCCTGTCGTGCCCGAACCTGCCTTACTTCACGATCGTCTACTACGGGATCCTCAAGGCCGGCGCGACCGTCGTCCCGCTCAACGTGCTGCTCAAGCCGCGTGAGGTGGCGTACCACCTGGCCGACTCGAACGCGAAGGCGTACTTCGCCTTCGAGGGCACCCCGGACCTGCCGATCGGCGACTCCGCGTGGGAGGGCTTCCAGGCCACGGACACCTGCTCGGAGTTCTTCCTGATCCGCATGGACGCCAAGTGGCCCGAGCCCTTGTCGCCGCCGGAGTACTTCGCGCCGCTGGTCGCAAAGCAGCCGCCGACGTTCGAGACGGTCGAGCGCGACGACGACGACACCGCGGTCATCCTCTACACCTCGGGCACCACGGGGCAGCCCAAGGGCGCCGAGCTGCGGCACCGCAACATGCGTGACAACGCGCTGTCGGGCCAGGACCTGTTCGGCGCCGACGCCGACCACCCCGACACCTACCTGAGCGTCCTGCCGCTGTTCCACTCCTTCGGGCAGACCGTGATCCAGAACGGTGCGTTCGCGTTCGGCGGCACGGTCGTGATGCTGCCGCGGTTCGAGGCCAAGCCGGCGCTCGACCTGATGCTGCGCGAGAAGGTCACCTTCTTCGCGGGCGTGCCCACGATGTACTGGGGGCTGCTCGCCGCGCTGGACGACAGCATCGACGTGAAGACCCTGGCCGCGAACCTGCGGGTCGCCGTCTCGGGTGGTGCCGCGCTGCCGGCCGCGATCCACAAGGAGTTCAAGGACCGCTTCGGCGTGACGATCCTCGAGGGCTACGGCCTGTCGGAGACGTCCCCGGTGGCCTCGTTCTCGGTGTACGGCCAGGAGCCGCGCGTCGGCTCGATCGGCCGGCCGATCCCGGGCGTGGAGATGAAGCTCATCCAGAGCGACTGGTCCGACGTCGACGACGACCCGGACGCGGTCGGCGAGATCGCGATCAAGGGCCACAACGTCATGAAGGGCTACTACGGGCGGCCCGAGGCGACCGAGGACGCGATCAAGGACGGCTGGTTCCGCTCCGGCGACCTGGCCAAGAAGGACCAGGACGGCTTCTACTTCATCGTCGACCGGTCCAAGGACATGATCATCCGGGGCGGCTTCAACGTGTACCCGCGCGAGATCGAGGAGGTGCTGATGGAGCACCCGGCGGTCTCGCTGGTCGCGGTCATCGGCGTCCCGCACGAGTCGCACGGCGAGGAGATCAAGGCCGTCGTGGTCAAGAACAAGGACCACGACGACGTCAGCGAGGCCGATCTCGCCGCCTGGGCGAAGGAGCAGCTCGCGGCGTACAAGTACCCGCGCATCGTGCAGTTCGTCGACGAGCTGCCGATGACCTCCACGGGCAAGATCCTCAAGCGCGAGCTGTCCTGA
- the purS gene encoding phosphoribosylformylglycinamidine synthase subunit PurS, with amino-acid sequence MARVIVDVMPKPEILDPQGKAVHGALPRLGFTAVTDVRQGKRFELEVDAADEATLAEIHQVAETLLSNPVIEDYSVRVEDEVTR; translated from the coding sequence GTGGCCCGCGTCATCGTCGATGTCATGCCCAAACCCGAGATCCTCGACCCCCAGGGCAAGGCGGTCCATGGGGCCCTGCCGCGCCTGGGCTTCACCGCCGTGACCGACGTGCGTCAGGGCAAGCGTTTCGAGCTCGAGGTCGACGCGGCCGACGAGGCCACGCTCGCCGAGATCCACCAGGTGGCGGAGACCCTGCTCTCCAACCCCGTGATCGAGGACTACTCCGTACGGGTCGAGGACGAGGTCACTCGATGA
- the purQ gene encoding phosphoribosylformylglycinamidine synthase subunit PurQ encodes MKIGVVTFPGSLDDTDAQRAVRLAGGEPVALWHGDHDLQGVDAVILPGGFSYGDYLRCGAIASFAPVMTEVISAAQGGMPVLGICNGFQILCESHLLPGALIRNNHRTFICRDQTLRVDNASTAWTTDLAEGQEIVIPLKNGEGGFIADETTLDRLEGEGQVVFRYVGGNPNGSLRDIAGITNERGNVVGLMPHPEHAVEDLTGSGTDGLALFTSGLSALVSR; translated from the coding sequence ATGAAGATCGGCGTCGTCACCTTCCCGGGGTCGCTGGACGACACCGATGCGCAGCGCGCCGTGCGTCTCGCGGGCGGCGAGCCGGTCGCGCTGTGGCACGGCGACCACGACCTGCAGGGCGTCGACGCCGTCATCCTTCCGGGCGGCTTCTCGTACGGCGACTACCTGCGCTGCGGCGCGATCGCCAGCTTCGCCCCCGTCATGACCGAGGTCATCAGCGCGGCCCAGGGCGGCATGCCGGTGCTCGGCATCTGCAACGGCTTCCAGATCCTGTGCGAGTCGCACCTGCTGCCCGGCGCGCTGATCCGCAACAACCACCGCACCTTCATCTGCCGCGACCAGACCCTGCGGGTCGACAACGCGTCGACGGCGTGGACGACCGACCTGGCCGAGGGCCAGGAGATCGTCATCCCGCTCAAGAACGGCGAGGGTGGCTTCATCGCCGACGAGACCACGCTCGACCGGCTCGAGGGGGAGGGGCAGGTCGTCTTCCGCTACGTCGGCGGCAACCCCAACGGCTCGCTGCGCGACATCGCCGGCATCACGAACGAGCGCGGCAACGTCGTGGGACTCATGCCGCACCCCGAGCACGCGGTGGAGGACCTCACCGGTTCGGGCACCGACGGACTCGCCCTGTTCACCTCGGGACTGTCGGCGCTGGTCTCGCGCTGA